The following are from one region of the Harpia harpyja isolate bHarHar1 chromosome 4, bHarHar1 primary haplotype, whole genome shotgun sequence genome:
- the USP28 gene encoding ubiquitin carboxyl-terminal hydrolase 28 isoform X4, protein MRWFTKLPPVLTFELSRFEFNQSLGQPEKIHTKLEFPQTVYMDRYLYGSKELIQMKREEMKRLKEKMVILQQKLESYMKYGSGPARFPLPDMLQYVLEFIATKPAVVVSSAQGSQTTLLQSQAEPRVLDMLSQPNGILERKDARTEDGACFLANSSPQQKPSALLQPSGSPAETSERPAPHVVSEEELNLVRTCLQRWRNEIEQDVQDLKESIARIDLSIEQMYCDPLLQQVPYRLHAVLVHEGQANAGHYWAFIYDQPRKSWLKYNDISVTESSWEELERDSFGGSKNASAYCLMYISDKVSRFVADEDDCSEAGQFQKEVEALPPELRHYIQEDNWRLEQEAEEWEEEQSCKIPQMEPSPASESQDLSSESGPDQSSVCEQSMRSLSSEHAMIAKEQTAKAIANTADAYEKNGVEAALCEPKEVEPMKAQPGETALTVQAEQPQDAKETESAAQSSSQVSEVEIPSVGKIPVRSDADGYNEEVMLSPAMQGVILAIAKARQTFDRDGSEAGLVKAFHEEYSRLYLLAKETPTPQNDARLQHVLIYFLQNNAPQQVVERTLLEQFADKNLSYDERSISIMKVARAKLREIGPDDVDMEEYKRWHEDYSLFRKVSVYLLTGLELYQNRKYQESLTYLVYAYQSNTKLLMKGTNRGVNESLIALYRRKCLLKLNEVAASLFVSREEARVAEGISILNELIIPCMHLMNNFEISKEDLDAIEVMRNRWCSYLGREDMDAKLQMKLGELLPRLLDCSTEVIVLKEPPKIRPNSPYDLCSRFAAVMESIHGASTVTVK, encoded by the exons CGCTGGTTTACAAAACTCCCGCCAGTACTGACCTTTGAACTATCGCGATTTGAGTTCAATCAGTCACTAGGACAGCCAGAGAAGATTCACACCAAGCTAGAATTTCCCCAGACTGTTTATATGGACAG GTACCTCTATGGCAGTAAAGAGCTTATTCagatgaagagagaagaaatgaagagaTTGAAGGAGAAAATGGTGATTCTGCAACAGAAATTGGAAAG CTACATGAAATACGGCTCCGGCCCAGCCCGCTTTCCACTGCCCGACATGCTCCAGTATGTTCTCGAATTCATCGCTACAAAGCCAGCTGTAGTTGTTTCTTCTGCTCAGGGCTCTCAGACTACCCTCCTGCAGTCCCAGGCCGAGCCTCGTGTTTTGGACATGCTTTCACAGCCAAATGG CATACTAGAAAGGAAAGATGCTAGGACTGAAGATGGAGCTTGCTTTCTGGCAAATTCTTCGCCGCAGCAAAAACCGAGTGCACTGCTCCAGCCTTCTGGTTCACCAGCAGAAACGTCTGAACGTCCAGCTCCTCATGTGGTGTCCGAGGAAGAGCTGAACCTTGTTCGGACGTGTCTGCAGCGATGGAGAAACGAGATTGAACAAGACGTGCAAG ATCTGAAGGAGTCTATTGCCAGAATCGACCTGTCCATTGAACAAATGTACTGTGACCCTCTCCTCCAGCAG GTTCCCTATCGTTTGCATGCCGTCTTGGTACACGAAGGGCAAGCAAATGCTGGTCATTACTGGGCATTCATATACGACCAGCCTCGAAAAAGCTGGCTCAAATACAACGACATCTCAGTGACAGAATCATCATGGGAAGAATTGGAGAGAGATTCATTCGGAGGCTCGAAGAATGCCAGTGCCTACTGCCTGATGTACATAAGTGATAAGGTGTCCCGCTTCGTTGCAG ACGAGGATGACTGCTCTGAGGCTGGACAGTTTCAGAAGGAAGTCGAGGCCTTGCCCCCAGAGCTGAGACACTACATCCAGGAGGACAACTGGCGACTtgagcaggaggcagaggagtgggaggaggagCAGTCCTGCAAGATTCCTCAGATGGAGCCTTCACCTGCTTCTGAATCGCAGGACCTCTCTTCTGAATCAGGACCAG ATCAGTCTTCAGTCTGTGAGCAGAGCATGCGCTCTCTGTCCTCTGAACACGCCATGATTGCCAAGGAGCAGACTGCCAAGGCCATTGCAAACACCGCCGATGCCTATGAAAAGAATGGCGTTGAGGCAGCTCTCTGCGAG CCCAAGGAGGTAGAGCCAATGAAGGCCCAGCCGGGAGAGACAGCCCTTACAGTTCAGGCAGAACAACCACAGGACGCTAAGGAAACAGAGTCTGCTGCCCAAAGTAGCTCACAGGTCTCTGAAGTGGAAATCCCCAGTGTGGGGAAGATTCCCGTTAGATCTGATGCAGACGGATATAATGAGGAG GTGATGCTGAGTCCAGCCATGCAAGGTGTCATCCTGGCTATTGCAAAAGCCCGTCAGACCTTTGATCGAGATGGGTCTGAAGCAGGGCTTGTTAAG GCGTTCCATGAGGAGTACTCCCGGCTCTACCTGCTTGCCAAAGAGACCCCGACCCCTCAGAACGACGCCCGGTTGCAACACGTGCTCATTTACTTCCTGCAAAACAATGCTCCCCAGCAGGTGGTGGAACGGACCCTTCTTGAGCAGTTTGCAGACAAAAACCTCAGCTATGATGAAAG GTCAATTAGCATTATGAAGGTAGCACGAGCAAAGCTGAGAGAAATTGGTCCTGACGATGTCGATATGGAGGAGTACAAG AGATGGCACGAAGACTACAGTCTTTTTCGCAAGGTGTCGGTTTACCTGCTGACAGGGTTGGAGCTGTACCAGAATAGAAA GTACCAGGAGTCGCTCACCTACCTGGTCTATGCCTACCAAAGCAACACCAAGCTGCTGATGAAAGGAACCAACAGAGGAGTGAATGAATCGCTGATTGCCTTGTACAGAAGGAAGTGTCTCCTG AAGCTGAACGAGGTGGCAGCATCTCTGTTCGTCAGCCGTGAAGAAGCTCGTGTTGCAGAGGGCATTAGCATCCTGAACGAGCTGATCATCCCCTGCATGCACCTCATGAACAACTTTGAGATCTCCAAAGAGGACCTGGATGCCATCGAGGTCATGAGAAACCGCTGGTGCTCCTATTTGGGACGAGAAGACATGGATG CAAAACTGCAGATGAAGCTGGGCGAATTACTGCCCCGGCTCCTCGACTGCTCCACCGAGGTCATTGTTCTGAAAGAGCCCCCGAAGATCCGGCCCAACTCCCCCTACGACCTCTGCAGTCGGTTTGCAGCCGTGATGGAGTCCATTCACGGGGCCTCGACCGTGACTGTGAAATAG
- the CLDN25 gene encoding LOW QUALITY PROTEIN: putative claudin-25 (The sequence of the model RefSeq protein was modified relative to this genomic sequence to represent the inferred CDS: inserted 2 bases in 1 codon), whose translation MAGSWRAKAQAGGMLLAILGWVSSCITTFVPLWKSLSLDLNELEVWNMGLWQVCIAREEGAVECRAHGSFLALPPELRISRLLMCLSNGLGLLGCLLAAXRGWRACEDKPGLKRWLLLARGAAFGTAGMATLAPISWVAYNTVLDFWDDTVPDIVPRWEFGEATFLGWFAGAFLATGGLLLACSARSTRTAMLLAPTCRQPPATRVAAGGHHPHPKTTDLVI comes from the exons ATGGCTGGGAGCTGGCGGGCGAAGGCGCAGGCAGGGGGGATGTTGCTGGCCATCCTCGGGTGGGTCTCCTCCTGCATCACCACCTTCGTGCCACTCTGGAAGAGCCTCAGCCTGGACCTGAATGAGCTGGAGGTCTGGAACATGGGGCTCTGGCAGGTCTGCATTGCCCGGGAGGAAGGGGCTGTCGAGTGCCGAGCCCACGGCTCCTTCCTGGCGCTGCCCCCCGAGCTGCGCATCTCCCGCCTCCTGATGTGCCTATCCAacgggctggggctgctggggtgccTCCTCGCTGC CCGGGGCTGGAGGGCCTGCGAGGACAAACCTGGGCTAAAGCGGTGGCTCCTGCTCGCCAGGGGAGCAGCATTTGGCACGGCGGGGATGGCCACCCTGGCGCCCATCTCCTGGGTCGCCTACAACACCGTCCTCGACTTCTGGGATGACACCGTCCCCGACATCGTCCCCCGGTGGGAATTCGGGGAGGCCACCTTCCTGGGGTGGTTTGCCGGAGCCTTCCTTGCCACCGGTGGGCTGCTCCTCGCTTGCAGCGCCCGTTCCACGAGGACCGCAATGCTGCTGGCCCCTACCTGCCGCCAGCCCCCCGCCACGCGTGTTGCAGCCGGGGGCCACCAcccacaccccaaaaccacagaCCTGGTCATCTAG
- the LOC128140280 gene encoding G protein-activated inward rectifier potassium channel 4-like isoform X1, translating into MVLPCARNSGDGGWLVPEEPRGRSNSIPPAQTPTAKHMLAYLPRPPTDTSWYGTFPQKPELPAAPGALAEDSRQQASAAAAKRSALMPNYLSPPCRGGTVPDEPSLLPSRGSVAAQHHPGDLSRCLLAAPQEAGTRCYALHTLSVPNIPSSARSKTPTRSAAAATPEGLQTRRRKLLEDDSPVVQASKRQRQRYVTKVGKCQVNLGNIQEKKRFLSDIFTTIVDLKYRWFLFVFMMCYIVTWVVFGTIYFFDAWVRGDIGHRGDPEWRACIENVDDFVSALLFSVESQRTIGYGSRMVTANCAEGVILLMAQSIVGSMIDALMVGCMFVKISRPKKRAQTLIFSKNCVVSRRDEKLCLMFRVGDLRDSHMVDAKIRAKLIKSRQTAEGEFIPLEQSELNLGYDTGEDRLFLVEPQIICHVINRRSPFWDMSAESLRREQFEIIIILEGIVEATGMTCQARTSYTEDEILWGYRFEPCMSLEKGAFRVDYSRFEMTFEVQTPAASAKELHELKELEQQEHSMLSLYWDHLLQPCAPPGTGPGKDALTGLSGPSSVAEGSRDEPLEQGVAA; encoded by the exons ATGGTGCTCCCCTGCGCCCGCAACAGTGGCGATGGCGGCTGGCTGGTGCCCGAGGAGCCCCGTGGCCGCAGCAACTCTATCCCCCCGGCGCAGACCCCCACCGCCAAGCACATGCTGGCTTACCTCCCCCGGCCACCCACCGACACCAGCTGGTACGGCACTTTCCCCCAGAAG CCCGAACTCCCGGCCGCCCCTGGGGCTCTGGCGGAGGACAGCAGGCAGCAAGCCAGCGCCGCCGCTGCCAAGAGAAGCGCCCTGATGCCAAACTACCTGTCCCCACCCTGCCGTGGTGGCACCGTCCCCGACGAGCCATCCCTGCTGCCGAGCCGTGGCAGCGTGGCTGCCCAGCACCATCCTGGTGATCTGTCCCGGTGCCTGCTGGCCGCCCCACAGGAGGCAGGCACCCGCTGTTACGCGCTGCACACGCTGAGCGTGCCCAACATCCCCAGCTCGGCGCGCAGCAAGACCCCCACCCGCAgtgccgccgccgccaccccagAGGGGCTGCAGACCCGGCGCCGCAAGCTGCTGGAGGACGATAGCCCCGTGGTCCAGGCCAGCAAACGGCAGCGGCAGCGCTACGTGACGAAGGTGGGCAAGTGCCAGGTGAACCTGGGCAACATCCAGGAGAAGAAGCGGTTCCTCTCGGACATCTTCACCACCATCGTGGACCTCAAGTACCGCTGGTTCCTCTTTGTCTTCATGATGTGCTACATCGTCACCTGGGTGGTCTTCGGCACCATCTACTTCTTCGACGCGTGGGTGCGGGGCGACATCGGGCACCGGGGTGATCCTGAGTGGCGGGCGTGCATCGAGAACGTGGACGACTTCGTCTCTGCCTTGCTCTTCTCAGTGGAAAGCCAGCGGACCATCGGCTATGGCTCCCGGATGGTGACGGCCAACTGCGCTGAGGGTGTCATCCTGCTGATGGCGCAGTCCATCGTCGGCTCCATGATCGACGCCCTGATGGTGGGCTGCATGTTTGTCAAGATCTCCCGGCCCAAGAAGCGCGCCCAGACCCTCATCTTCAGCAAGAACTGTGTTGTCTCCCGCCGGGATGAGAAACTCTGCCTGATGTTTCGCGTGGGAGACCTGCGGGACAGCCACATGGTAGACGCCAAGATCCGGGCCAAGCTGATCAAGTCCCGGCAGACGGCCGAGGGGGAGTTCATCCCCCTGGAGCAGTCGGAGCTGAACCTGGGCTACGACACGGGGGAGGACCGCCTGTTTCTGGTGGAGCCCCAGATCATCTGCCACGTCATCAACCGCCGCAGCCCCTTCTGGGACATGTCAGCCGAGTCGCTGCGCCGGGAGCAGTTCGAAATCATCATCATCCTCGAGGGCATTGTGGAAGCCACAG GAATGACGTGCCAAGCCCGCACCTCGTACACGGAGGATGAGATCCTCTGGGGGTACCGCTTCGAGCCCTGCATGTCCCTGGAGAAAGGCGCCTTCCGGGTGGACTACAGCCGCTTCGAGATGACCTTCGAGGTGCAGACACCGGCCGCCAGTGCCAAGGAGCTGCACgagctgaaggagctggagcagcaggagcactCCATGCTCAGCCTCTACTGGGaccacctcctgcagccctgcgCCCCGCCGGGGACCGGGCCCGGCAAGGATGCTCTCACCGGGCTGAGCGGTCCCAGCAGCGTGGCCGAGGGCAGCCGGGACGAGCCGCTGGAGCAGGGGGTCGCCGCCTGA
- the LOC128140280 gene encoding G protein-activated inward rectifier potassium channel 4-like isoform X2, with translation MPNYLSPPCRGGTVPDEPSLLPSRGSVAAQHHPGDLSRCLLAAPQEAGTRCYALHTLSVPNIPSSARSKTPTRSAAAATPEGLQTRRRKLLEDDSPVVQASKRQRQRYVTKVGKCQVNLGNIQEKKRFLSDIFTTIVDLKYRWFLFVFMMCYIVTWVVFGTIYFFDAWVRGDIGHRGDPEWRACIENVDDFVSALLFSVESQRTIGYGSRMVTANCAEGVILLMAQSIVGSMIDALMVGCMFVKISRPKKRAQTLIFSKNCVVSRRDEKLCLMFRVGDLRDSHMVDAKIRAKLIKSRQTAEGEFIPLEQSELNLGYDTGEDRLFLVEPQIICHVINRRSPFWDMSAESLRREQFEIIIILEGIVEATGMTCQARTSYTEDEILWGYRFEPCMSLEKGAFRVDYSRFEMTFEVQTPAASAKELHELKELEQQEHSMLSLYWDHLLQPCAPPGTGPGKDALTGLSGPSSVAEGSRDEPLEQGVAA, from the exons ATGCCAAACTACCTGTCCCCACCCTGCCGTGGTGGCACCGTCCCCGACGAGCCATCCCTGCTGCCGAGCCGTGGCAGCGTGGCTGCCCAGCACCATCCTGGTGATCTGTCCCGGTGCCTGCTGGCCGCCCCACAGGAGGCAGGCACCCGCTGTTACGCGCTGCACACGCTGAGCGTGCCCAACATCCCCAGCTCGGCGCGCAGCAAGACCCCCACCCGCAgtgccgccgccgccaccccagAGGGGCTGCAGACCCGGCGCCGCAAGCTGCTGGAGGACGATAGCCCCGTGGTCCAGGCCAGCAAACGGCAGCGGCAGCGCTACGTGACGAAGGTGGGCAAGTGCCAGGTGAACCTGGGCAACATCCAGGAGAAGAAGCGGTTCCTCTCGGACATCTTCACCACCATCGTGGACCTCAAGTACCGCTGGTTCCTCTTTGTCTTCATGATGTGCTACATCGTCACCTGGGTGGTCTTCGGCACCATCTACTTCTTCGACGCGTGGGTGCGGGGCGACATCGGGCACCGGGGTGATCCTGAGTGGCGGGCGTGCATCGAGAACGTGGACGACTTCGTCTCTGCCTTGCTCTTCTCAGTGGAAAGCCAGCGGACCATCGGCTATGGCTCCCGGATGGTGACGGCCAACTGCGCTGAGGGTGTCATCCTGCTGATGGCGCAGTCCATCGTCGGCTCCATGATCGACGCCCTGATGGTGGGCTGCATGTTTGTCAAGATCTCCCGGCCCAAGAAGCGCGCCCAGACCCTCATCTTCAGCAAGAACTGTGTTGTCTCCCGCCGGGATGAGAAACTCTGCCTGATGTTTCGCGTGGGAGACCTGCGGGACAGCCACATGGTAGACGCCAAGATCCGGGCCAAGCTGATCAAGTCCCGGCAGACGGCCGAGGGGGAGTTCATCCCCCTGGAGCAGTCGGAGCTGAACCTGGGCTACGACACGGGGGAGGACCGCCTGTTTCTGGTGGAGCCCCAGATCATCTGCCACGTCATCAACCGCCGCAGCCCCTTCTGGGACATGTCAGCCGAGTCGCTGCGCCGGGAGCAGTTCGAAATCATCATCATCCTCGAGGGCATTGTGGAAGCCACAG GAATGACGTGCCAAGCCCGCACCTCGTACACGGAGGATGAGATCCTCTGGGGGTACCGCTTCGAGCCCTGCATGTCCCTGGAGAAAGGCGCCTTCCGGGTGGACTACAGCCGCTTCGAGATGACCTTCGAGGTGCAGACACCGGCCGCCAGTGCCAAGGAGCTGCACgagctgaaggagctggagcagcaggagcactCCATGCTCAGCCTCTACTGGGaccacctcctgcagccctgcgCCCCGCCGGGGACCGGGCCCGGCAAGGATGCTCTCACCGGGCTGAGCGGTCCCAGCAGCGTGGCCGAGGGCAGCCGGGACGAGCCGCTGGAGCAGGGGGTCGCCGCCTGA